The bacterium genome segment TCAAGTTCATAACTAACCAAACGTGTCTCATAAGGCAGTTTGCCGGGTTTTCTAACGGGCACCATTCCGCAATTTAACACATTAGCTATAGCTGCACCAAAAATAAAACCTCGCGCCTCTATTGCCACTACGCTATCTATCTTCTGTTTTCTAAAGGGTTCAATCATATTCTCTACTGCCAGTGAGAAAAGTTTGCCGTCTTTTAATACAGGAGTAATATCTTTAAAAATAATGCCTTTTTTTGGGAAATCGGGCACATCACGAATAGCAGATTTTAGTATTTCCAAGTCTTTCATGATTTTTTTCTATTTATGTTTATGTGTAAAACAGATTTATAATTTTTATAATTAAGGAGGGGGGCAACCCCCGTTAGAGATTTAATAAATTGCTCGCAAATATCATATACAGCGCGATACTGCTTGTTCGGTTGATATAACATCTAACGTTTTTTAAAATCTCTAACGGGGTAAATATAACAAAAAATAGGGTTGTTTACAATTTTGTTTGCCTTCATAAATTGAATAAAAAAACCTGCTGGAGTATAATATTTTTAATAAATTTATGAGTGTTTTATAAAAGTACGCAAGGACAGATAAAATGCCAAAGACCATAAAAGAAATTAACGAAAAAATTAAAAAAGGCAAAGCCGTTATTGTAAGAGCGGATGAAGTGCCTGAAATTGTTAACAAGAAAGGTTCCCAAAAAGCGGCTGAACAGGTAGATGTTGTCACTACGGGAACTTTTGGGCCAATGTGTTCTTCGGGTGTTTTCATAAACTTCGGACATTCAAAACCAAAAATAAAAGCAAGCAAAGCTTGGTTAAATGATGTGGAGGCTTACGCTGGATTAGCGGCTGTGGACATTTATTTAGGAGCCACTCGGATTCCTGATAATGACCCCGCCAATAAAATTTACCCCGGAACTTTCAGTTACGGAGGCGGACACGTAATAGAAGAATTAGTAAAAGGTAAAAATATTAAATTAAGAGTAACCTCTTACGGTACTGATTGTTACCCTTCAAAACAGATTAATACTCTGATAAATATTAAAGATTTAAACGAAGTCATCCTCTTTAATCCAAGAAATTCTTATCAAAATTATAATGTTGCTGTTAATCTATCCAACAAAATTATTTATACATATATGGGGATACTCCAGCCAAATCTCGGCAACGCTAATTATTGCTCAGCCGGAGAGCTTTCTCCGCTTTTAAACGACCCTTATTACAAGACTATAGGAATAGGAACTAGAATATTTTTAGGCGGAGGAATTGGTTATGTAACAAGTAACGGAACTCAACATAATCCGTCGGTAAAAAGAACTCCAAATGGAGTTCCTTCGGTTCCGGCAGGAACTTTGGCTTTAACAGGCGATGTCAAAAAGATGTCATCGCAATGGTTAAGAGGCGTTTCCATGACAGGATACGGAGTAAGTCTTGCAGTGGGAATAGGAATACCAATACCGATAATATCGGAAGAGATGATTAAATATACTGCAGTAAAGGATGAAGATATTCAGACACAAATAGTAGATTACTCTTATGATTATCCTCAAGGAACAGGGAAAGCCATAGGAACAGCAAATTATGCCCAATTAAAAAACGGTGAGATAAAAATCAAAGATAAATTTGTTCCAACTGCGTCTTTGTCAAGTTATGCAAAAGCAAAAGAGATTGCCGAAACTTTAAAGAATTGGATAAAAAAGGGACAGTTTCTATTAACCGAACCTGTTAAACTAATCCCTTCAAGTAAGTCAGAAATAACTTTTAAACCCTTAAAAGAAAGACCGATAAAATAACTCCGCAAGAAATTACGTCCACCATAGTTTCAGTGGCGGACTATTTCAACGGGGCAAGATGAGGACTGAAAATGGAAAAAAGAAGACTTGTTCTTACATTCCCCGCTTCATTGGTAGGAGAACCCATTACCTATAAACTCGTAAAAGATTACGATATCGTAATTAATATTTTAAAAGCTCAAATTACCCAGGAAGAAGTAGGTAAATTGGTGGTTGATTTGCAAGGAAAAGAAAAAAACTTAAAAAATGCTATCACCTATTTAAAAAATCTTGGAGTAACAATCCAACCGCTGAAAAAAGATGTTCGTATGAATAAAAACAAATGCACTCACTGCACTGTTTGTGTCACGATTTGCCCAACTAAAGCTTTAATAGTAAACAGAAAAACAATGAAAGTCGAGTTCCTCCCTGAAAAATGTATTGCCTGCGAATTATGCATCTCCGCCTGTCCTTATAAAGCAATGGAAATTCTTATTTGAAAGAGACAAAAAACGCCAGCCTTCAAATAAATAATCCAAAGGCTGGCGGAATTCTCTGATACTAAGAGTTTCTTATGCTATCAAAATTATAAGCAACAACACACCAAAAACACATAGAACCGTTATAGCAATATCTGACCCAGTCATTTCTCCGCCGCCTGCATCAGAAGCAGTAATTACATCCGAAGAATTCTGGGCTGCAGCTACGATTCCTGATGTTACTGAAAACAACATCATAGCAACAAGAAATACACTCAAAAGTTTAAATTTCATTTACAATTACCTCCTTTACCTTAATTAGCTATATTAGAAGAACTGCCAAGAGAATGATACCAGCACCTATAGCAACAATTATCCAAATATCTTGATTTGTCAATTCTCCGCCACCTGCATCAGAAGCAGTAATGACATTCGAGGAATTCTGGGTTGCAGCCACGATTCCCGATGTTACTGAAAACAACATCATAGCTACAAGAAGTACGCTTAAAAGTTTGATCTTCACTTACAATCACCCCCTTTCTTCTTTATGAAAAATATCCTACTATTTTTATCTGTACAAGTCAACCTCGTTAAAGCATTCGTAGCTAAAGATATAAAATTTATCAATGACCAAATCCCAATTGGGTATCGAAATATATGGAAATACCTTGAAATATATTGCCTTGTTACAATGTATTTCTATCATATTTCTACGTATATCTACTGTATATCTATTTTCAATGTAGTTGCCCATTTGTGGGCTTTCACACAAACAACGCTGATAAATCAGCAACTACAAAAAAGCTACTTTCTATTAATTTCTTCTGCCACAACATTATAATGATTTTTTATAAACTCCACGTCAGGACTTAACTGTGTGGCTTTTTCAAGTTGTTGAAACGCTTCTTTCATCATACCCTTTTTATAATATGCCCAACCAAGTGTGTCATACGCAAAACTGTTATCATCATTCACCCTTACAGCCAATTTCCCGTAACGAATCGCCTCATCATAATCTTCTTCCTGAACATATGCGTAAGAGGCGCAATAATAAAAAGTTATTTCTTCGGGAGATATTTCTATGGCCTTCTGCCACTGGGTTATAGCTTCAGGAATTCTTTTACGGCTGTAAAGAGCGGTAGCTATATTGTGATAAGTAACAGCGCTTTCTTTCACTACAAGTTTATCAAGTATGCTTTCTTTTTCTTTGGGCAATAGAACCAA includes the following:
- a CDS encoding homocysteine biosynthesis protein — its product is MPKTIKEINEKIKKGKAVIVRADEVPEIVNKKGSQKAAEQVDVVTTGTFGPMCSSGVFINFGHSKPKIKASKAWLNDVEAYAGLAAVDIYLGATRIPDNDPANKIYPGTFSYGGGHVIEELVKGKNIKLRVTSYGTDCYPSKQINTLINIKDLNEVILFNPRNSYQNYNVAVNLSNKIIYTYMGILQPNLGNANYCSAGELSPLLNDPYYKTIGIGTRIFLGGGIGYVTSNGTQHNPSVKRTPNGVPSVPAGTLALTGDVKKMSSQWLRGVSMTGYGVSLAVGIGIPIPIISEEMIKYTAVKDEDIQTQIVDYSYDYPQGTGKAIGTANYAQLKNGEIKIKDKFVPTASLSSYAKAKEIAETLKNWIKKGQFLLTEPVKLIPSSKSEITFKPLKERPIK
- a CDS encoding adenine phosphoribosyltransferase, whose amino-acid sequence is MEILKSAIRDVPDFPKKGIIFKDITPVLKDGKLFSLAVENMIEPFRKQKIDSVVAIEARGFIFGAAIANVLNCGMVPVRKPGKLPYETRLVSYELEYGTDTLEIHTDAVNKGENILVVDDLLATGGTAQGACELIEKSGGNIIGISFLIELAFLNGRKRLGNYPIHSLIKY
- a CDS encoding 4Fe-4S dicluster domain-containing protein; amino-acid sequence: MEKRRLVLTFPASLVGEPITYKLVKDYDIVINILKAQITQEEVGKLVVDLQGKEKNLKNAITYLKNLGVTIQPLKKDVRMNKNKCTHCTVCVTICPTKALIVNRKTMKVEFLPEKCIACELCISACPYKAMEILI